From the genome of Triticum aestivum cultivar Chinese Spring chromosome 3B, IWGSC CS RefSeq v2.1, whole genome shotgun sequence, one region includes:
- the LOC123065208 gene encoding uncharacterized protein has translation MDHGGGGGGGGRSSSRLRDRLARMFRPGSLLRSTCNNNTASTSSSSSCSAAVGAAADGVTASKPPPSSACSSSRALLAADSAISRDRDSFLTSSRRDYATVVGRTESFSNALDRVHRRAGAAVQSLPPPARFSMHASPLMESKKKSPLHGHGHHRHRLGGRVKGDRSKKLLSNNPYGFSTSDTDGDDVFSSDADERDRSDAKKGDAEAFFSSSRSFSFSSDSSEFYSKKKKLKKKSPAAVAPKPPPPPRARARGQRRKNRVASSCDTCGVKEGFRPVVSAAEEQVRRGFAVVQRSRDPYADFRASMVDMVVSRQMFGAAELERLLRSYLSLNAPRHHPVILQAFSDIWVILHGG, from the coding sequence ATGGATCATGGTggcggaggtggcggtggcggcaggaGTAGCAGCCGCCTCAGGGACCGGCTCGCCCGGATGTTCCGTCCGGGCTCGCTGCTCCGCTCGACCTGCAACAACAACACCGcatcgacctcctcttcctcctcgtgctCCGCCGCGGTGGGCGCGGCAGCCGACGGGGTGACTGCGTCCAAgccgcccccgagctccgcctGCTCCTCCAGCCGCGCGCTCTTGGCCGCCGACTCCGCCATCTCCCGCGACAGGGACTCGTTCCTCACCTCTTCTCGCCGCGACTACGCCACTGTCGTCGGCCGCACCGAGTCCTTCTCCAACGCACTCGACCGCGTGCACCGCCGTGCCGGCGCCGCGGTGCAATCTCTGCCACCTCCGGCTCGCTTCTCTATGCACGCGTCGCCTCTGATGGAGAGCAAGAAAAAGAGCCCTCTCCACGGTCATGggcaccaccgccaccgcctcggTGGCCGGGTCAAGGGCGACAGGAGCAAGAAGCTGCTCTCCAACAACCCCTATGGCTTCAGCACCTCGGACACTGACGGCGACGACGTTTTCAGCAGCGACGCTGACGAGCGCGACCGCAGCGACGCCAAGAAGGGGGACGCGgaggccttcttctcctcctccagaaGCTTCTCCTTCTCCTCCGACTCCTCCGAGTTCTACAGCAAGaagaagaaactaaagaagaaGTCACCTGCGGCAGtggcgccgaagccgccgccgccgccgagagcGAGGGCGAGGGGGCAGAGGCGCAAGAATCGCGTGGCGAGCAGCTGCGACACGTGCGGCGTGAAGGAAGGGTTCCGGCCGGTGGTGTCGGCGGCGGAGGAGCAGGTGCGCAGGGGGTTCGCGGTGGTGCAGCGGTCGCGGGACCCCTACGCCGACTTCCGGGCGTCGATGGTGGATATGGTCGTGAGCCGGCAGATGTTCGGCGCGGCGGAGCTGGAGCGGCTGCTGCGGTCGTACCTCTCGCTCAACGCGCCGCGCCACCACCCGGTCATCCTCCAGGCCTTCTCGGACATCTGGGTCATCCTCCACGGCGGCTAG